In a single window of the Peromyscus maniculatus bairdii isolate BWxNUB_F1_BW_parent chromosome 16, HU_Pman_BW_mat_3.1, whole genome shotgun sequence genome:
- the Tmem244 gene encoding LOW QUALITY PROTEIN: putative transmembrane protein 244 (The sequence of the model RefSeq protein was modified relative to this genomic sequence to represent the inferred CDS: substituted 1 base at 1 genomic stop codon), with protein sequence MAAHSVCNTRLFCRNLLVCVILFYTVYYPSLSMCCHSREVWELDVLAPFDFKTRPSWLNTNYKVLLVSTEVTYLVCGLLFALIAXEWVWDYVISMTILPVLITSADTLAFPLTSHWWAALGT encoded by the exons ATGGCAGCTCATTCTGTCTGCAATACCAG GTTGTTCTGCAGAAACCTTCTGGTGTGTGTCATCTTATTCTACACTGTTTACTACCCATCACTGAGCATGTGTTGCCACTCAAGGGA GGTGTGGGAACTGGATGTCCTGGCACCATTTGACTTCAAAACACGTCCTTCATGGCTCAACACAAATTATAAAg TCCTCTTAGTCTCAACAGAAGTCACCTACTTGGTTTGTGGATTGCTTTTTGCTCTGATTGCATAAGAATGGGTTTGGGATTATGTGATTTCCATGACTATACTTCCTGTACTCATCACATCAGCTG ATACATTGGCATTCCCCTTGACGTCACATTGGTGGGCTGCTTTAGGTACATGA